The DNA region ttatccatCCATTGGTtcctcattatttttaatttcatattaatctTGTATAGATTCAACACacaatcattatatttatttatttaataagttatatttttctatttttttccaCCTACATGTTTCACAAATAGTAGTGGTcaactgaaatatattgtaacataaaatgttCAGGAATAACTGACTTGTTCTTCATTATTTctaatgtttgtttaatttaaataatatttaatgtgaaactattattgtttttaaaatattcctattGTCtagctattttttattatttttaaattcaagttttttaataaataaaatttgttttaatcaatcaccaaattgtctattttttatttaatataaataatattagataaaaatgataatttacaaaagCAACACAAAGAtcacatttcaattttttctagaTTGCATTCAtgcttcattatttttaatttaaataatatttaatgtaattttgtgtttgttgacattgtaataattttaatatattcctattgttcagttaatatttattttcatctatacgctaatatttttgtactagttttcaataataaagaattgtataattttcaagagAATCTTAAGGTATAAAATCAACTGACAAACATTACATTGTAACACGTTTCCTCATTCTTATTGttcagttattatttattaataatattatcataGTTATgtctatatttttcttattggcttcacttttaataacagtagtctagtaaattattttttatattgacatTTCAAGAATTTACTggttcattattatatttgatatgatttagtatgaataatattttaatatatattatttaatatttaataataatttaatagtataatttgtaaaaggaCATTTTATAATGTGAAAATTCAtgtgttgtttattatttttaatttctatttaataaaaattatatttaatgtgaaatggtataaattttttaatatattcctaTTGCActgtattattttcattgttaaGTTCTGATTTTCGAATTTGTTGAGTTGCACACTTAATAtgtactgaatttttattttttattgagttacattaatatactatactaaatatctatatatggaataaaacacattaatgaaattgtaatttgcAGATGATTGGGGTAACAGCAGAGGCAATAATGATGAATGGGGAGGAAACGATGAGTGGGGCAACAGAAGCAGAGGCAGAGgaggtaaataaaattatttcattattaaaacacacCTGATGTGTAAATCTGTTACTTtaagttacatatttttttaataggtgGAAGAGGTCGCGGTTCTGGCTTTGCTGGCAATCGCGATAGATTTAATGATGATAACGATGGCTGGGGTGGTAGCAGCCAGAGCCTAAGAGGCAGTAGAGGCGGTAAgttcgtttaattttcatgTTCCTAATATACATACTACACAGGTGTCCCTTAAATAATGATACATCgtaaaataaacttatgtttaaaaattattgatattagaaaaagtatgtaaaaaaatcaatcgtcattgattttataatttagaatctTTTAATTAGTAAGTTCTCGACGATCCTCATTATATAATCCAATACCAATTTCATATGTGAAAAGTACAAATTTCCTTCAATTCTTCAGTCCAGTGATCATGAGATCTTATCCATTTCAATCGCTTTCTTATGGCTGTGGACCAAATGCAAGCATCAAAATGCGATACGATCCTCTGTGGCGTTTTCTAGCAGATCAGTGGCGATGACGTTGTAAAATCTGTACTGGATCTCATTATCTCAAAATACCGGTCTTCAAGTACGGTAGTTTCCCTTGGTCTACCATTCTTTGATATTTATGAAGTAGATTCAGTTTGATAAAATCGAGTCCACGAGCAACATTGAGTTGTCCTGCGATTTCGATCTGATTTATCCCAGATTTCAACATACTATTTTCTTTATCCCCCTCACCTAGAGATAATTTACGTCTGGGCATAATTATTCGAACAAATTCGGCAAATACCTGTGCAAACACTACTGTAATTCATTATAAACCAAATgcacaaaaatgtatttttttattatttttaaattttttctttgtgtcgtatttgataaaaatactcACTGCCTGAAGTAGTGCCCATCATtagtaacttattaaaaaatatataatagtacTACTTGAATTATCCAATCCAGTACCTATAATGTCTGTTTTTTCTGTTGTGGTTGTGTTTACTATAACTGGTCAATTTAATTGTCTGTCAagttcgaaaaacttgaagaaaatagataactggataattcgaatgacaaaaaacaatcattaactgaaattaaagccaaactggaggaaatgggacttaCTAAAATTAGTTGGTTTGTGGATAAGAATTCATTTGCCCCTCAAATCTACAAGAAAAGCcctggtttctactaaaaatgtgtaactacaattttaactttatttgctGGTCCACAGTCGAGacgagtagtttttagtggcgagtctaaaatcaatttataaaccaatgaTGGTTTTGGTTACTACAGGGACAAAACTACAATTTATTGTACCTacaggaaaatattaaacaacaatttgtttccatattttgaagaataatATGTTTCAACATCAAAACAATaccaaacacaaataaaaaattatgacggattggttaaataacaaaatactattcataatttgtcaaatttaaatgaacttatCATAACAATTCAAGAAACTTATCAATATAGATTTGTCTTATATTCGGAAAATGGtcgaatataatatattatagaataGAGAGTATTagtgtagtttttataataatatagtagtagagtagtttttataatattgtataaaaagaatagtaaattaatattattttaacagttcacattaaataaaagaattaatgaataatttttatagtgacCACTATTGTACCATATTGATGGCGCAAAAATATTGTGACTTAATCAAACTTgccttattaatttaagtaacttttttttttaatttgaggagaaattttgattcttgtacttttttacttactggaatatattaatactaaaatcAGTATTTGTCCcggaatataaatttgaaaaagataCATCTCAAAGGGAACGTTTCCGagatatttagatttaaaatgtttcagcTTTCCGTTAGGTAGATTTACTAGCAATAAAAACGTGAACGCGTGAACGTTTACGTTGAACGTAAagactattttgttttgtaattcatagttattttttttcattgcctaattttattttttaaaactcatTACTAGGTCGAGGCAGGGCAGTCCGCGGCCGAGACACTTGGGGTGAAAATGGGAGCGGCATGGGCCGAGGCGGCGGAAGAGGACACGGAGATTTTAACGCGGGTCATCATGCCGAAGAGAAACCACGGGAGATTTACGTACCCGTAGAACGGGTCGGAGATGACGATCTCTTTACAACCACCATCACTTCGGGTAAATAAGTGGAAgacataaattttgttataattagattatattgtatcatgatttttttttctaggTGTGAACTTCATGAAATTGACTGATATTGAGGTGAACGTTTCGGGGGATAAAGTGCCCGATCCGATTACTTCGTTTGAAAATTCCGGACTAAGACCACTTTTActtgaaaatgtgaaaaagtCCGGCTACACCAAACCCACTCCGATACAAAAATATGCCATTCCAATTATTTCTAATGGACGGGATCTGATGGGTTGTGCTCAAACCGGGTCGGGAAAAACGGCCGCCTTTCTGCTTCCtattatagataaattaatgGAAGAACAGTCTTCACCGATTACTGAGGGTTATACAGCGCAACCCAATGTAGTAATTATCTCTCCAACAAGAGAACTGGCCATACAAATTTACGATCAAGCTCGAAAATTTGCCTACAACACAATTGTTAAGATCGTTTTGTGCTACGGCGGCACATCAGTTGTGCATCAGAGAAATCAGGTTACCAGGGGTTGCCACATTTTGGTAGCCACTCCTGGGCGCATCAATGATTTCGTCACACATAAACACGTGTCTTTCGTATCATGCCAATGTTTTATCCTGGATGAAGCTGATCGCATGCTGGACATGGGTTTTCTGCCAATGATTGAGGAGATGCTGGGCCACGAGACTATGCCATCTACGGTATGATACTGCGtcctttttttcaatattaatttcacattacattatttgtttCTGTAGGGTACAAGACAGACGCTGATGTTTTCTGCCACGTTCCCTGAAGAGATTCAATTTCTGGCCGGCAAATTCTTATACAATTATGTGTTTGTGGCTGTAGGTATCGTGGGCAGCGCCTCAACTGACGTGGAACAACATTTCCACATGGTCTCAAAATTCGACAAGAGACGCAAATTGATTGACATGCTTCAAGAATGTAAGTGTATTCGTCTGtgctcaattttattttttaaattttttgtgctCATGAGgaaaaatttggtaatttatttctttataattaattaaattaataatagttataaatttttcaataatttttctttgaaaactATAATACttgtttattcaataattcttaaaattggtCCAATAGTAGGATATACATAtcctttattttcaaaataaagtattattgctttcataatatttgtaattaaaattaataagttaaacgttatttaaaccattttaaaaaaataacctcACAACTAAAAGGCCCATTTTATCGCATAGCGAGTGTTACATCTGTTTTACAAGTTCATAAAACTCCTCCAcactattagttattaaaaattgctctcaattttgcttaaaaattgttaaaattgaaatataaaattattgcttgtttaattgccgtttatattttattttaaacaataaacaaaaaaatatatttcttaatattaacggtaacaataaaatcattattataagtGAAAGCACTATCTTAACTGGGTAGTCGCCACTGTAATGAGATCTTTCATTAAATGagtcttaataaatatgttttaacatgaaaacgatcccaaacacaaatccaaagACCAAAGCATCAATGTTTTAAACTTCCCTGTTCCAATCTACATCAACCCTACAGAATACATGAGGCATcacgtttataaccaaattcgatataaacattacattgcaaatttaaatttatatccgGAAAATGAAGCCTCTTCATTATTGGATGTGTTTTCTACCTAAATGTCCTAAATTTTGACTACCTattgcataataaaatttaatttgctcCTACAAATTTGGtttgctaaaaataaaacaaaaaaaaaaaaaaaataataataaattaaggtcTTAGAATTCTTGACTAGTGGCTTACAACAACAATCGTTTGTTACAGCGAACGGTAAAGAAAAAACAGTTGTGTTTGTGGAGACGAAGCGCAACGCAGACTTCCTGGCCACCATGTTGAGCGAAAGCGACATACAAGCGACCAGTATTCACGGTGATCGACTTCAGCGTGAGCGTGAACAGGCGCTGTGGGACTTCAAAAAGGGCATAAGAAATATATTGGTGGCAACCGGTGTTGCGGCCAGAGGTCTCGACATCGAAGGCATCCAGCATGTGATTAACTACGATTTACCAAAGAGCATCGACGAATACGTGCACCGCATCGGTAGAACGGGTCGTGTGGGAAATCGCGGTAAGGCCACCAGTTTCTATGATCCGGACACCGATTCCGGTCTGGCCGGGCCGCTGGGGAAGATTTTGGAACAGGCCGACATCACCGTTCCAGATTTTCTGGGAAGAGGTGGATTTGGCGGCGGAAAGTCGGATGCGTTTGGTGGTAAGGATGTCCGAGACGGCGACTTTGGTAATGTTGATGTTCATGCCGTAAACGATCCATTTACCGAGGAATGGTAATACGTTATTACCGaagattttgttaatttaagaaatttcatttttattttacgtgCTCGTGTATAATCGAGAAaagagaaattatttattttggttttgttaattatttcgtatgttttatatatttttgatatgttATAAAGTCTGTTTTGTTAGAAAAACGAAATTGTTAAGTTTCACGTTACGAATCtgtgatatttatttgttaatgatatgttatattgtaaacaaattttgaaaatatttgtaacatatgacatttctttagttttgtaataaaaagttttctacaatttgaaattttattttctcctTATCACCTTTTctcaagaaattttattattaattaatttctaaaacttCTGAAAAATGTTATGATTGCAGTAGtgcagaattaaaataattgatctatttttttcattatgaatcgtcgatttttaaatttcagataaaaaatgtgatgaatattatttaaatattagtctGATTTGTTGGGGCTtccgaaaaataatttacaatgcttattaacaaatatgaaacaacaacatattgaatatatattaagaaaacaaaaaagcaACTTCATCTCTTATCCTCTAGGGAAATAAAGAATGAATTAATTGGGTCATATATGGTGATATATGTGTCTAGTACAACAATCAGACGTCGATTGAACGAACAAAACTTGCAAGGATATCAAGGGATTGggtatcaaaaaagaatattcgaataaGACTAAAAGtttacagaaaaatttattaattatcctccagaatTTAAACGAAGGGTTCTTTGAAATGATGAATCCGTGTTGAATAGAATAAGATCAgatggtaaaaaatacattcatcgTCCTAATAAAAGTAACATCCAGTTATACTACAAAAACTTTGGCATGGTATAGgctttatacaaaaaattattagtaaaatggaaaaatcaTGTAGTTGTGATGTTATGCATGATAATAATACGAAGCATGCATCCAAAGTTCTTGAAAGttggttaaattataaaaatgttgatattCTCGATTAACCAACGCAATGTCCAaaactaaacaatataattgaatttgtggAACGACATATGATTTCGGTTGCTAATAAAAACGCTAAGCCTCTACATAATCTCTTGAATAAGTATATGTATGtggatgataaataaatttttgggtGGGTGACATATATATTTCGACCAATAATTTGGTGATGAAAACAGCCTTTTGCAcccaaacattttaatttttagtaaccaATTGACCAATTAttgttagttaatatttagcgcagagaaatattttattattttttaagatacaactatttttcaaaatttaatatattttaatctatctATCTATAATACCTATTACAATTGACTGTTCTAAAAAACAAGACAGCATATTACTTTGTTACGATATGTGCTGGATGTTGTATAAGTGTCTGAAAATACTTCAAAAGAAATCCTCGGTAGTATAGTGGTCAGTATCCCCGCCTGTCACGCGGGAGACCGGGGTTCGATTCCCCGCCGGGGAGGattgttttttactttattaaaacgtaaaatatttcgcttgtaatattactttttgaaatgttccaataaaataaaatatgtatcaaGACATCAGAATGTatgattaaattagaaatagaaTTCAGATgcatgttgaaaaattttatacttttccaattcatttttctcaaaatcaaatatatttacagatACATATGTGCTTTTacttatttctattatatttacagtttTGATGCTTTTCCAAAAACACCACTTGACAGAATCTATTTTCTATTCTaacatgtataaatataaacaaataattatttttaatataaacaaagaataataaacaggtttttattaattatttattttattccgtaTTTATTCTTTACAGACGTATAAAAAcagtcaatttttaataaaatatcaacttGATATTCAACACTAGACATTCAACTAGTAATCTTTTTAAGCAAAATTTTAGCACCTTGTGTAGATTGTTTttccaacaattttatatgcttcttcaatt from Aethina tumida isolate Nest 87 chromosome 1, icAetTumi1.1, whole genome shotgun sequence includes:
- the LOC109608391 gene encoding ATP-dependent RNA helicase vasa-like, which translates into the protein MNDDWDDEPTTAPIAGSSRFAKDSGFRPAFNNNEEGEDVGGWGDADVSTMKNTRGRHAGQDTDDWGNSRGNNDEWGGNDEWGNRSRGRGGGRGRGSGFAGNRDRFNDDNDGWGGSSQSLRGSRGGRGRAVRGRDTWGENGSGMGRGGGRGHGDFNAGHHAEEKPREIYVPVERVGDDDLFTTTITSGVNFMKLTDIEVNVSGDKVPDPITSFENSGLRPLLLENVKKSGYTKPTPIQKYAIPIISNGRDLMGCAQTGSGKTAAFLLPIIDKLMEEQSSPITEGYTAQPNVVIISPTRELAIQIYDQARKFAYNTIVKIVLCYGGTSVVHQRNQVTRGCHILVATPGRINDFVTHKHVSFVSCQCFILDEADRMLDMGFLPMIEEMLGHETMPSTGTRQTLMFSATFPEEIQFLAGKFLYNYVFVAVGIVGSASTDVEQHFHMVSKFDKRRKLIDMLQESNGKEKTVVFVETKRNADFLATMLSESDIQATSIHGDRLQREREQALWDFKKGIRNILVATGVAARGLDIEGIQHVINYDLPKSIDEYVHRIGRTGRVGNRGKATSFYDPDTDSGLAGPLGKILEQADITVPDFLGRGGFGGGKSDAFGGKDVRDGDFGNVDVHAVNDPFTEEW